The Gymnogyps californianus isolate 813 chromosome 3, ASM1813914v2, whole genome shotgun sequence genomic sequence TGCAGCACATTTCCAAAGAGCCCAAAATTGCATAGTGTGGCCAGGAATCCAAGCCACCTAGAGACAGATTTTGCTATGCTGCCCCTGCTCTAGTGTACTGAGCATCAAAGTGAGAATTAGCAGTGCCTAGGGCTAGCAATACATGGGAATAGCCAACAGAAGAGAGGACAGAGCTCAGGGAAGCAAACCCTGCTGTTTCTTCCCACACTAAAAACAAGTTGTAAAATGGCCCATAGCAAGTGTAAATTAATACTGCCACAGACATCTATTTCttatgcagcagaaaaatggaGCTAGCTGTGTTTGGTGAGCTACACTGAGGGCTAGCTGGGTCCTATCTGCCACTGCCGCAGATAAACATGCGATCTTGGAGAGCTTTTGCTCTCCCACTACTCCATTTTGTTGTCAGGCGTCAGCCACTGGAGGAAAAGGATAGCTATAGAAGTTCATGTTAGGGAGGAGATCAATTTCTGTACATTATTTCTATGGTCCAAGGAGAGAGAGGGGCTCTTATAGGTAGCGATTCAGAGCAGAGGACACATCTGGATGCTAAATTGCCCTCAGGAAGGCCTAATACCTCTCCCTTTTTACAGAAGGAAGTTCAGCCTACCAAGGCTACCCTTAGTCTTAGAGCATATGGGCGTCCTGTCCTTGCAATGCCCACCATGCAAGCTGCTGTCTCTTAGAGAGCTTccctgctctgtttcttttgcccAGGGCTGCACACCATGCCCAGTGGTGCCTGACTCTGGCTGTCCCTTCTCTTGGCTGTTTGCTCAGTTCTGAACACGAGTCTCCTTGGCCAGCAGGACTGTTGGTATCTTTTTGCCCTTTTACTTGCTAGATAAAATCACATGGCTTATCTGCTTCTTGGCATGCTGAGCAGGCTAGTTTCAACCAGCCCAGCCTAGCAGCTCAAAAACATCCATATTGTGGCatttgcttcctccttcccatggCCATGTGTATGTGTCCACCTTGGGTATAAAATAGATGTAGTGCAATCTACGTGACACAGTAGTAGGCAGCAGTGTCTATACCACCTTCAAGGGCAGATTGGAGCCACTACTCAAGTCCAAACACACTTTTTGTCTCTCGTGTTTGGTGTATGTTTTTGGTAGGACAAGGTCCCAGGCACCCATAAAGGAGGGGAGGGTGAGCAACTTGAGCCTAGGCACCTTAGCAGAGGCCCAAATGTGACTTTAACTGCAATGCAGACAGGCTAATCGTACCATGGCTTGGCTAATCCATCACCACGTGTCCCTTGTAGTACTGTCATGCGGCTGGCATTGAACACACAGCTGATTTGTAGGCAAACTTAGCTCCGGCACAAATGCCAGCCATCCTTTGATTGGCTTTTCAGCAATATAGATGCAGGCATTAAGGCCAGGATGGTGTTGGTGAAATAACTCTTTCCACCATAGGTTTTGTGTCAGTGTCACTTCTTTTCATCTCATGTTCAACTGTAACTGAATAAAACCAATGGAGTTATAGTGTAAAAAGAAAGGTGTAAGAGATGTCAGAATGAGACCCAGACAATGAAGTTGCTTGTGTTTTACACCACAGTGAGTGAGAGCTAGCTTCTCCCCTGGTGTACATTGGCGTATCTCCACAGTCACTGAAACTATTCAGATCCACATGAGCTCGTGATCTGGCCCTGGGACTCTGGGGAGTAAGTACTTCTGGTGGGCATCCTTCACTGAAGTGAATGACTGCCTGTTCCTTCCCATGTCTTTCACTCAGGATGAAATTTGAAGACTTCAAAGTGCATTTTGATAAAGTTGAGATCTGCAACCTAACTCCAGATGCCCTGGAAGACAGCACTGCCCACAAGTGGGAGGTGACCATCCACCAGGGGAGCTGGGTCCGGGGATCCACCGCAGGAGGATGTAGAAATTTTCTGGGTAAATAgatactgctttgaaaatgagaagcaggCACTGAAGTCTTTACCCACCCTCAGCCACCTCTCCTGTTACCCCATAGCCAGAATTGTGGGTGAAAGCCAGGCCAGCTGAGTCTCAGCTAGCAGGAACCAGCCAAAGGGACAAATGTTCACATGGTCCCACTTGAGACTTTGCGGTAAAAGAGCTGCTTTCTTTGCTCTCAAGTTCGTTGGATCTGATTTGCCTCTCATTTACATTTGCATGAGCAGGACTAGCTCCAAATAAGTCACTTAAACTGCAGCAGTAAGTgtaaaatgagacaaaaatcCAGCTCAGCCAGCATGTTTACATGGCTCTGAAGTAGCATCATGGATCTGAACTGTGTTACTCCAGACTGGCACCAGCACTATGGGATCATTGTAGCTATGTACTTTTAACAAAATCCCATCTGACAACTTTATTTAAACCATGGTAACTTAATAAAATATCAGGCCTAAAATCTTTTCTACACCTAGTTCCATGAAGGACTTTGGGATTTGGcttattttctgcagagcttaGTGGAAAGAAGCATGACAGCTAATGGAAAAACTAAGTCTGAGCAAAACCTCAGCTTAATTgtcctttttgtcttcttttttttttttgttgtagtaGTAGTGGTGGTATTATTATTCTGAGGCAAGAAACTCTCTGGTGTTCTTTACATTGGCAGAGACTTTCTGGACAAATCCACAAATCAAGCTACATTTGACAGAGAAAGACGATGGACAAGATGACTGCACATTCATAGCAGCGCTGATGCAAAAGGATCGCCGTAAACTCAAGAAGCTTGGCGCTGAAATGTTAACCATCGGCTACTCTATTTATGAGGTACTCTATTGCTTTTACAGTGCAGTAGCCGCACTATCAGTATTAGCATCTGTCTCTGGGTTTGTACCTCTGCCAGTCTTCATGTATTCTTAGGTCCCTTGCTCTTAAAATAGTCTTCTCAGTTACATCAAGACCCATGGAGAATTTTGGCATGGTTGGGATGGAGTCCTCTCAGAGGAGGATTTAGGAGTCCCTACGGAGCCATGGGTTCCCAGGACAGACTCTTCGGCCCCATGATTCTGTCATCCCCTGCCTGGCTCCCGGAGAGGGGATGTTGCTTCTTATGAGTCTCTTGGGGCGCATCACACACAAAGGTGCCTGTCCCTGAGTGAGGTTGGGATTGGCAAATCTGTTGTCACTGCTCTGTGACACCCTGCCTGGGATGGTGATATTTAATGGCAGGGAATATTTAAGCAGGAAGACAATGTTCCGGAGTCCTCTTAGACTGCCTTCTGGGTGGGAAAGGACCACTGGTAACGGGTCTTTGCCATAAggtgggagctgggctgctgcaaGCACCTGGGTGAAGGGATGAGAGTCAGGCTCACAGCTGGGGGAGAGGCTTGTGCCAGGGAGAGTTTGGCTCTGTGATTGGGAAAGGGGCAAGGATGGCCCCCAGCACACCCCAGCCAGTGCAGCACTGCCTTCGTTTCCCCTCCTAGAGCCCTGGCAGAGACGGACACTTGGGCAAAGACTTCTTCAGGTATCACCCCTCCAAGGCCAGGAGCAAAACCTACATTAATTTAAGGGAAGTATCTAACCGATTCAAGCTGCCTCCGGGAGATTACATTCTCGTTCCAACCACGTTTGAGCCGCACCAGGAGGCCGATTTCTGCCTGAGGATTTTCTCTGAGAAGAAAGCCATCACTGAGTAAGTCAGCAGTGAGCCCCGGGCCCTCTGGTGCTTGCCTGCGCATGGGGCCAGTGACTGCTGGGGAAAGTCTGGCTGCTGGGCACCCAGCCCTACAGCAGAGCCCTGGCATGCAAAGCTCCTGAtagtttttttgcatttgcctATTTTTGCTaaacctgacttttttttttgagaggggTTTAGGAGGTGGGGAAATAGGGCTTGCCATGGTGAATCTGCTGGAAGCTTGACAAGGAAGAGTTGCTAGCTGCCTGATACTGTTTGGGAATCTGTGAATGCAGCAGTGTTTGTTTCCAGCTTGTTTCCTCCCAAAGTTTGTCCAAATGacaattttacattaaaaaagggTATTGAGGAAAAAGTGTGTGCACACTGAATAAAGAATGAGATTAATTCTTCAACAGACAGCATGCACAGCTGTGCCCTCCCTGAGTCCTGcttaaagtctgttttaaagGCTTATACCAAAATTTAAACAGTGCAAAAATCTGATTATCATCTGATTAATTTTATCTAAACTTAACCTGTTcagtaaaaaatgcagttttaccATTCACCTTTGGAAAATGTAATAAGCAAGCTTCCACCCCAAGCAGATGTTGAATATCTTCAGATACCGaataaggttttgttttctccaggaATCTAGATGAAAATGTTGCCATTGATCTCCCTGAGGTAAGTCAACAGAGTTAAAATAGCAAGAGAATAGCTCAGCAGAAGCCGGCACACACTGCTTTTACTGTCTTTGGCTAAAACATGTTCATTTCACAGGAATGTTACACAATTGCCAGCTTTGTGTATGTGACTGCAAGAGTCAGTTCTGCTGAATATGGTAAAAGAGCTGTAACAATCAAAATCACAATCATTATGCTTCTGCATCCGCTTCAAGGCAGTCGGTGTCAGCCAGCACCAGAGGCAGATATCAGCCACCATGGGTGCGCTGAAAGCACACCCATTAGCACCAAGGAGGCACATGGCCAttcacatcttttaaaattttattatgaaaaaataaaaggcaagagaATGTCCACAGACCTACATTCATTTTGCAtacaaatatctttattttaccTAACAATATCCGCAGGGCTTGGGAGGGAATGCTTGATATATGTGTGTGCCTACTGAAATgattaaattctttttgtttctgaatggCCTGGTCTGCCTGCTGAGCACTAATTGCAGCTGAGTCTGAGTCAGATCCTGCTTAAGTGTATCCCTGCAAATAAGCTGTTAATCGTGGTGTGCCTTCCCATGGAAACAAGCTAAGCGAAGATCTCATGTGTCCCTCTTTAGTAAAACTCTCCTCCAGGGACCAGCTAACAAGTGCATCTCCATTTCTGGGATCTCAGGGCCATGTTCAGTAGCAAAGTAAATCGTTCGCCTGTCCCAGTATCATTAAGGAACTGCATCCAAACTTGGGCAGAAGGAAGTGAGGAACATACATACTGTCAAAGAAAGTGTAAGTGGCCAAGCGGTGTCACCAGGGCCACTCCGGTGACAGTACACTAAATAGCACCCATGTTGTATCTTCAGTGGGTAGAGAAAACAAAGCCCgattctttgctttctgtgctgtgctgttgccttctttttccccactttttttttgcccaagAACTCCTCTCTGTTCACATGGTCACCCCAACTATAGCAGTGGCTCTACACTGTTGCATCTCTCTGCTCATCAGCGTAGACTGAAGCCTGGACTCTACACCCCTGCGACTGCACTGATGCACTCAGCTGGCAGCCAGCTGCAAGTGCTTCCAGGCTCAGGATGGCGCTGGGTAATGTGCCGAAGTGCAGCCACCTCTGGCTGGTGCTCTCAAGAAGGGCGAGAGGTCCCTGGATGGTGCCACTGGAAAGAGCTCAGTAGAGTTGTTCAAGGACTGGGGAAGCAGAGtggtgcagggctgggatgaGAGGAGAGGTGTTTTCCAGGATGGATGCTCTTGGTTTTGACATAGCCAAGGCAACGGCACACTACACAATCACCCAGGCAAAGGAAATGAGGGGGTGAGACTCCCCTCGGGCAGCTAGATGGTTGGGAAGCCTCAGGTCTAGCCATGTTCAGGAGCATGTGTACCCTTATGTTAAGATGTACCATGGTCCCCTGATGCACAGGGGGGCTATGTGCAGGAGAAATGTCATGTTTTACAATTCTTATAATGATTTGTGTGGTTGATGTTGCAGCCTCTAAACCCAACCCCAAGCTCAcaagaaactgaagaagaaaagcagttccGGGCACTGTTTGAGCAGATTTCAGGAAAGGTGAGTGCAAAAACCCTTGTGGGTCATAGCAAGATGTAGAAAGAGGGGAGACACTTCTGCTCCCACGCAGGGCCAGGTGAAACgaaaatgatgtattttggGAGCAGTATGCTTAGTTGTAGTGTGTTGTTTGGGCACCAGATGTCACCATGCCTTATGTCTAGTTGGACAAGGGTGCAGTCCCTGGTGAGCAAGCAGGAGGACCAAATCTAGAATTCAAGCTCTGAGGGAGCCTACCTGGTTCAGTGTCCAgctgcagtttatttttctttgactcAATTGTTCCCGCTTGAGATCTCCTTCAGACAGCCTTatgcacagcagcactcctgtATTTTGCCAGCCCTTTAGTTTTTAGccttttctgggttttgtacGGTTCTCTTTTCCTGAGTTTCAATAAAGTACAGATGGGtgatgtttgtgttttctgaggTTTTGGGTATGTCTGATTACAGAAACATTCAAGTAACAGAtgctgcactttttttttactttaggaCATGGAGATAGCTGCAGAAGAACTTGAATATGTTCTGaatgctgtattaaaaaaaagtaagtgcTGATAACCTCTAAGTTAAGGGCTGTAAGGAACTTTATAAAAGCTGCCATTAATTCACTTacagatacaaaaataaaagctgtgttaCGACTCCTGCCTGGTGTCCTCCAGCCAGCCggggcagagccaggaaaaCATCTGGTCCATGATCTAACCATGAGCTTGCCCTGCCTCCAGCATGATCCATGTCAGCTCAGTGAGGCCAGCTCTCCATTGCACTACTGCTCTGCTGTGGAGAGTCAGGCACTGGGCTGGGACCTGTAAGACATGGACGTAGTTCATGACCCTGCTACAGGCCCTTTGTACAACGGGAAACCTGTTGCTCTCTGCACCTCATCTCCTGATTTACGAAACAAGGACAGCATTTCCTGTCATGTCTTCAGTAAATACTTCTTCTGTCTGGACTGTGACTTCTCTATAGTGAGAGCTGTCTTCATCTTCCAGTGCACAGGTCCGCCCACAAGGACTAAGAGCCAGCTATCTCTGCTTATGAAATCCTATTTTCTACTCTCAGTTTATAAAAGGCAGATTTGCCCAATGACTTCGTTCTTATTATTGTCCTTTTTCAGCAAAGAACATCAAATTCAAGAACTTAAGTCTGATTTCATGCCGAAATATCATTTCTCTTATGGATGTATCCTTTCGAGTAAGTGCTTGTGAGGCTAAATGAATACTGAATGTAATTGTCCGTAGCATTACCTGTCATGGATATCAGAGATGGACATGTTCATGTCATGGCAGAACACtacccaaagaaaaaaattatgtgaaagttgtatcctgatttttattttagaaatttagGGTCAGGAGCTTCAAGACAGACCATTTTCTACTGCAGACTTAGAGGCAGATGCTTTAATGCTGAGCACTCTTAAAAGTAAATCTCAAATTACTTCTGTATAGAACAGTGCATTTTTCAAGCTGTGGTTTATTTGAAAAAGGCCTAGAAGAGATAACTCAAGGAAAGTCTGTTATCTGGAGGGTTAAATTCACCAGAGTTGTGCATGCAAGTTATGGGTCAGAAATTAAGGATCAGCAGAGTGTTGAAAATTACTGGTATcaaagctgtggtttttttgacaGTCAGACTAAAAGCTGGAAAATCTGGTCGTTCGGCTAGAACCTGGAACTCCAGGAAGCAGACATGTGGGCGAGAGTTGTCTGTCCAAATTTAGGCATTTGTGGTGTAGATGTCTACATCTAAGCTAGCTTTCTAGACTTCCTTTGTAGATAGTGAAAAGGATGGTGTAATTATGCTTGTTCTGGATGCGCCTAACCGTGAGGGATGCTAAATGACTGCTCAGACATGAGGTAAGATGAATCACAACCCTGGTACTTCCCCACCAGATTCGTCCTTTGCAATGTTCTGGTGCCTGTTGAGTTTGCTTAGCATGGCTTCTCCTCAGGTAGAGCTGTTTTTTGCAGTATGCTTTCCTGATAGACAATTTTGTTACATGTGAGACAAAACAGATACAGTCTTAACAAAGCAAGTATCTAACATTTGGTTTATGTCTTGCTTGTTCAGCTGAGAAGTTCttatcttttgcttttgctgctccAGTCCATGACAGGTAACATCCTCTTGAACATTTATAatagaaaaccaaaacagacaaaactttATCCTGTTAAAGCTATGTCCATAATGTTAAAATTCAGTGCAGATCAGTCGCCATGCATATGCAATGAGAAACAGGGGACCAGTCCTAAATTTCCTCCCTTAAAAACCAAGCTTCAGTAGGGAGCTGGTCCATGTTCACATCTCATCCTTACATGGTATTGGGACAGAGCAAGGGTCTGCACTTGACCCAGGAGCATGACAGCAGCCCTAGGTTTACTATTGAGGATATAACTAGATAGTTTGCATGATTTGCAATGCTTCCAAGCGAATCTCTGCATAGTTTTGAATAAATGGGGAGacatctcttcctctgctttggaAGCACAAGGAACACAGACACAACCATCCCACTCTGGACATGGTACTTGGAGCACAATGTAGGAACAAAGTGACACAAATGTAAACCCAAGTCAACGCTGGGAGAGTCTCCTCTGTGTCATATGCCACCAAATTCCCTGGCTACAGTCACCATGCAGTGGCGCAGAGCAGGGGCAAAGTTCTACGTGACCCTAGGAAGAAGAATCTGGCTGGGtaaaaagacagactttttgCAGGAGTGATAACGTCTTTGGGATCTGGGGGTGCCCTCAATAATGTCACCAGTGTAGGTGCTTAAATAACAGCAGGCTAGACCCCACTTGGCATGTTTTGACCTTTGTGAATGCTCGCTGAGCTAGTGTCCATCTGAGCAAGGGCTTTGTTCTGGCAAGTAAGAcggaaaggagaaggggaatgGGCCCATTCCTTATTTAGCATTTCAGGGCAAGTGCCCCATCCTGCAACTGAGTTGTGCTTGAGCGACATCAGCAACTCAGTAAAATAAGTATTAAGACCCTCACACTTCAGGCAGAGGGAAGGCCAGGCAGAGCTAATCACTGCCCCTCAGAACTGCTATgcagacatttttttcagacCTTAAGGACCAGATTTTGCCAGTCTCACCCCACAACTCCCATTAATTTTTGGTTGAGCCATTGCAACAGAGCCTGGTCTCTagataaaaatactgaatagcACATTGGTTGACTAACTCCTTCGAGTACAGTAGCAATTTGTTTTAATCAGGTAATTTAATCTTCTGAATCATTTATATCCCATTTACATCCAAAGCTGTTCTTGCCTTAGAACaatctgtctttctttctcctgtggAGCCTGCATTGCTCAGCTGTGTTTTTATATCACATAATGTTCCCCAAGTATCACAGCCACAGCCGTGACTGTAACTGCTCAAGCTGAACCTCATGAGAAATCCCAGTATCAGTTTCAGCAGCACCATAGGCTTTCCAGGCAACCTAACATTTTCTGCTTAAAGGAACAGCGCTGATAAATTCAGACAGAATTTGGACCTTCATGTAACAAATCCTTTTCCTTAATTCAGATTACCAGACCAGTGGCAATGGGAAACTGGAATTTAGTGAGTTCAaagttttctgggaaaaaatgaagaaatggatAGTAGGTGACATTATTCATTGTATTTGTTTCTCCGTTTCATTAGCTATTTCCTGCATAGTTTATTATGTATGTGCAGACAAAAATGGAGACAGGAGTGTTTACAAGCCATGAATTTTAactcaaaacaaatgttttaaaagtatggGGGCTTGTTTTGGATAGTCAAAGACATTCTTAGCTTTCCATGATGCTAAACCATAATGGTTTTCTGGAAATAACAGAGATTTTTGTAAGCAAATCAACTATGTTTGGGACAAAGAATGCAACGGGCACTAATAAGCAAGCCAATCAAAATGAAACTTAAGGAGTTTCCATTACTGCTgttgtacagaagaagaaagtgatgATTCATGACTAGTAGGAAACAATCATTTCCTAAGTCACTGCATTTCCGTTATTGATCTCAGGAGTCAACTGTACTGAAGTCTGGGAAAGTGTTGGTtctaattttaaacacatttcccTGCCACTGTATATGGCAGTAAGAACAAGCAGGCTTGCAGAATCAGGCCACAGACTGAATATTCAAATAAAGACATCATAATTGTTTCCTCATGGTCATTAACAGTTTCTTCTGAATTCATGCTTCCCCCAAGCATTCAAAATATGCAGTTCTCTGCTTCTTGTCTAGCCCATCAGAAACGGCAACCCTTTTTCTGGGTACTAATGCCACATGTCTTTTAACAAAGGACACACTGTTTTTTAACAAGGAGGCTTGAGAAATCCTTGTATCCTGTAGGAAGATTTGCACGTATTTTCGCTGGAAAATTTTAAGCTGAATGTGACGACAGCTCTAAATAACTCATATTCCAAGGGAGAGTCACGTTTGTCGTCTCATTGAAATGATGGAATTTAACTCCAGcttaataattatttaatatttaggTCAAAATTCAAACTGTTTGTCCCAGTGCTCTTGGTTGTACCATTAATATGGCTGTTTAGATCTTTTATACCTGGAAGCAAATGAGTAAGTGACAATCTTAAGTTCATGTTAAACAATTTGTCTCTAGCCTTcagaattacagagaaaaacataaaaagagaTTAAGAGAATGCATCAGGTAAGAGttaaaagacaaagaacaatACATCCTTCACagataaaatcactttttaaaaaatcatggcATTTTTTATGAAGAGCAACTCattatttttgaatgcttgGGTTTGGCAGTACTTGTTTAAGTTTCACAACAACCTATTCATATGACAAAGAGAATTGGGACCCAGATTTGCTCCTCAGTTACAAAATCAGACTGGATCTAGACCAAAGTCTTGTCAGCTTTCTTAAATGCTTATGCTACGCAGTTAGAGATAAACACCTTGCCTTTCTATGCCATATCTGTGCTCCCTTTCATGCAAATATTGAACTTTGCATGTGCTCCTTTCATAACAGAATATCTTTCTTCAATTTGATTTTGACAAATCTGGGTCCATGTCCTCCTATGAGCTTCGTAGTGCTCTTAAAGCTGCAGGTAAGACAAGCACTGCATTTTATCTGGGAAACCTGTCGGGCAGATTGGCTGTGGGTGAAGAGTGCTGCAAGCAATTACGCAGGCCGGGTGCCCCTGAAGGAGGTCTAAACCCCAGAGAGGACCTGGGCACCTAGAGAGGACATTGAGTGGACTAATTTTGCCCCAGGTATCCCCAACCCTGCAGGGCAGTCAGTCAGAGCaatctttacatttttactgaGCTCTGTTAAAGTCAACAGGGCTCCACATGTGCAGGGTTAGACcctgaaacaaacaaattcaGAGTCCATCTCCACTCAAGGGTTGGAGGAACAGTGAGTAAGCTGTTTGTTATGAAGAGCAGGCAGTGAATTTGTATTTcatcacaaattatttttattaaagcacCTAGTTTTGCAGAAATCCCTCCAAATTTCAAGGAGACAGAATGGTCCCTCCTACATCAAAAAGTGCATGGACTAGAAACTGCAGTGACTGCAAAATTTCTTGTTCAGAATTTGTTATTCATTGCAAGCTTAAAGAACTTGTGGTCAGATCGTTTTCTGGATGGATGTGTGCCACAGAGTATTCTCCCATTAACTGGTTTTCGAGATTAGTTAGTAGAGATCTGCAGATTCCTCCCTGGCATATGAGGTTGCTCACTTTTCCTTTGTGCATGTATCTTTGGGAAGGATATCAACTCAACAACTACCTGCTGCAACTGATTGTCCTCCGATACTCTGACGAACAGTTCCAGATTGAATTTGATGATTTTCTGAACTGCTTAATTCGCTTAGAGAATGCAAGTCGTGAGTACCTTCTTCCTCTGGAATTTCTTcccctttgaaaaaaaaaatgttccactTTAGGCTGTCGTTGAGCATATTGCACAATATCTGAGATCAAGTGTGTACATGGCTAACAAACAGAAAGGAGCTGTGTTTAGCATTTGCTTTTAGGATGGCTTTTCTCCtgtaaagtgaaaaatgttctGCTATTAATGGAAAATTTCCCCATGTGAATAGAGCCTGCTTCATAAACTCTGCAGCAACATAGAAGGCATGTGAAGAATGCTGGCAAAGTCCATGTTATAGCCTTTCTTGTGGCTCACCCATGAGCTTAATTTGGGATCACAGAAGTTCAAGGTTCAAATATTGCTTGTGCCCCGTGCAAAGAGATAACTGGCATGCGCTTGGGCAGGTATCATCTCCTGTGCCTTTTACATAATTTGTCCACTTTGGGCTGAAGATATGGTTCCCTGTACATCGAGGCACCCTAGGTCTCTGTTCATTTGTGCGCAGGGTCACTCTCGTTCCAGAGCAGCAGTAGTAGAGATAGGTAAAATGGCTGGATAAATGCTGAAGTGATCATTAGTGCGGCTCCAAATTCAAATCAAGCGCAACTTACACTATGAGAGGCAAAATCAACTTtcttgactgattttttttgttttgttcttctctttacTTTCTGGTTTGATCTGTGGCAACAGAAGTATTAAactactgagaaagaaaaattaaataagatacataaagaaatgcaaattgctTGGCTTCATTTTGGAGTATCATCCAAATCCAACTGTTTAGCTCTTCCAGTCAAGTTCTGAAGTGAGACTTGCACAAAGGCCTTAAGTCAGCAAGACATTTCCTCTTGCAAGGACTTTGTTTTGTCAGAGCAGCTACCACCACCAAGCAATCCTAAGCGATCCGCCTTTGCGCCAGGCCTTCCCTCTCCTTGGCATGGCCACCCG encodes the following:
- the CAPN9 gene encoding calpain-9 isoform X2, which encodes MPYLYQDSKPRPPALSGAARATHSSGKAYEELKQEYLCRGVLFEDPDFPACNSSLFFSENPPIPFIWKRPGDIVKDPKFILGGATRTDICQGDLGDCWLLAAIASLTLNEKTLARVVPLDQNFGPDYAGIFHFQFWQHNEWLDVVIDDRLPTFKDRLVFLHSAEHNEFWSALLEKAYAKLNGSYEALKGGSTIEAMEDFTGGVGEMYEVKKAPDNFYEILEKALKRCSMVGCSIDTSSAAESEAKTPFGLIKGHAYSVTGIDEVSYRGQQVQLIRIRNPWGQVEWNGPWSDKMKFEDFKVHFDKVEICNLTPDALEDSTAHKWEVTIHQGSWVRGSTAGGCRNFLETFWTNPQIKLHLTEKDDGQDDCTFIAALMQKDRRKLKKLGAEMLTIGYSIYESPGRDGHLGKDFFRYHPSKARSKTYINLREVSNRFKLPPGDYILVPTTFEPHQEADFCLRIFSEKKAITENLDENVAIDLPEPLNPTPSSQETEEEKQFRALFEQISGKDMEIAAEELEYVLNAVLKKTKNIKFKNLSLISCRNIISLMDTSGNGKLEFSEFKVFWEKMKKWINIFLQFDFDKSGSMSSYELRSALKAAGYQLNNYLLQLIVLRYSDEQFQIEFDDFLNCLIRLENASRVFQALSVKNKEFINLNIGEFINLAMNI
- the CAPN9 gene encoding calpain-9 isoform X3; amino-acid sequence: MPYLYQDSKPRPPALSGAARATHSSGKAYEELKQEYLCRGVLFEDPDFPACNSSLFFSENPPIPFIWKRPGFWQHNEWLDVVIDDRLPTFKDRLVFLHSAEHNEFWSALLEKAYAKLNGSYEALKGGSTIEAMEDFTGGVGEMYEVKKAPDNFYEILEKALKRCSMVGCSIDTSSAAESEAKTPFGLIKGHAYSVTGIDEVSYRGQQVQLIRIRNPWGQVEWNGPWSDNSPEWHSVSPLEQRRLSQAALDDGEFWMKFEDFKVHFDKVEICNLTPDALEDSTAHKWEVTIHQGSWVRGSTAGGCRNFLETFWTNPQIKLHLTEKDDGQDDCTFIAALMQKDRRKLKKLGAEMLTIGYSIYESPGRDGHLGKDFFRYHPSKARSKTYINLREVSNRFKLPPGDYILVPTTFEPHQEADFCLRIFSEKKAITENLDENVAIDLPEPLNPTPSSQETEEEKQFRALFEQISGKDMEIAAEELEYVLNAVLKKTKNIKFKNLSLISCRNIISLMDTSGNGKLEFSEFKVFWEKMKKWINIFLQFDFDKSGSMSSYELRSALKAAGYQLNNYLLQLIVLRYSDEQFQIEFDDFLNCLIRLENASRVFQALSVKNKEFINLNIGEFINLAMNI